The stretch of DNA CGCGTTGACGATGACGAGCGCGAGCACCCCGAGCAGGATGATCATGATGGCGAACGCGGCGAGCAGCGCGGCGGCCCCGCCGAAGGGACCGATCTCCTCGCGCGCCATCTGGCCGAGCGACTTGCCGTCACGCCGGGTGGAGAAGAAGAGGACGACCATGTCCTGCACGGCGCCCGCGAAGATCACGCCGACGATGATCCAGATCGTGCCCGGCAAGTACCCCATCTGCGCGGCGAGTACGGGCCCCACGAGAGGACCCGCGCCCGCGATGGCCGCGAAGTGGTGGCCGAGCAGGACGCGGCGGTCGGTCGGGTGGAAGTCGATGCCGTTGTCCAGGCGCTCCGCCGGGGTGGCCCGCTTCTTGTCGACCTTCAGGACGCGGTTGACGATGAACTTGGAGTAGAAGCGATAGGCGATGGCGTACGAGCCGAGGGCCGCGGCCACCATCCAGGCGGCCGACACCTCTTCGTCGCGCGAGAGCGCCAGTACGGTCCAGCCCGCGGCGCCCACCAGCGCGACGAGGGACCAGATGACGATGGTTCGGGGATTCGCTGTGCGCACCGGGTCGTCCTCCCGTTCATCATGCGATGACGGGAGGAACCTAGGGCAGTGCGGTGATCCGCGCCAGACCCCCGGAAGAGGGTCGGTCCGCGGGGAGGCGGGTTACTCCGTGGGGCGTTTGAGGCGGGCCACGAATTTGTAGCGGTCGCCGCGGTACACCGAACGGACCCATTCCACCGGCTGGCCGCCGCCGTCCAGGGAGTGCCGCGACAGGAGCAGCATCGGCAGGCCCACGTCCGTGCCGAGCAGGCCGGCCTCGCGCGGGGTCGCGAGGGAGGTCTCGATGGTCTCCTCGGCCTCCGCGAGGTGGACGTCGTACACCTCGGCGAGTGCGGTGTAGAGCGAGGTGTACTTCACCAGGGAGCGGCGCAGGGCCGGGAAGCGCTTGGCCGAGAGGTGCGTCGTCTCGATGGCCATCGCCTCGCCGTTGGCGAGCCGCAGCCGCTCGATCCTGAGCACCCGGCCGCCCGTGCTGATGTCGAGCAGTCCGGCGAGGGTGTCGTCCGCGGTGATGTAGCCGATGTCGAGGAGCTGCGAGGTGGGTTCGAGGCCCTGGGCCCTCATGTCCTCGGTGTACGACGTGAGTTGGAGGGCCTGGGAGACCTTCGGCTTGGCCACGAAGGTGCCCTTGCCCTGGATCCGCTCCAGGCGGCCCTCGACGACCAGCTCCTGGAGGGCCTGGCGCACCGTCGTGCGCGAGGTGTCGAACTCGGCGGCCAGCGTGCGCTCGGGCGGGACCGGGGTGCCGGGCGGCAGCGTCTCGGTCATGTCGAGCAAGTGCCGCTTCAGGCGGTAGTACTTGGGCACGCGCGCGGTGCGCCCGACTGCCGCGGCCGGGCCGGTGTCCGTGGCCTCCATGGGCGCTGACGCACCCGCTTCGGTTTCCGCACTCCCCGCCTCGGTGCCCATGGCCCGCCTTCCTGCTGCCGTCACCGGCTCCTCCGTCTGTCGCGGCTCACATCGTGGCACGTACCGGGCCGGGCATACCGTGCCCGCTCAGGTGTCGGTCCGATAACGGACCTGACAGCCCTTCTTATACACCCTTGACACCCCTAAAGGTCTAGGCCAAGCTCCCCGTACTGGTCTACACCATTAAAGACCAGGTTCCAGTCCCACGGGCAGATCTCGGTCCTATTGGTCGCTGCGGGTGGGGGGTTGACTGGCATCCCTTGAGGAGGGTGACGTGAAGCGCAAGCTCATAGCGGCCATCGGTGTCGCGGGCATGTTGGTCTCGATCGCGGCCTGTGGCAGCGACGACAGCGACGACAAGAAGGCCGGAGCGGACGGCTTCAAGGGGGAGACCCTGACGCTCTGGGCGATGGACGGCTCCACGCCCGACGGCTGGAGCAAGGACGTCAAGGCCGCCTTCGAGAAGAAGACCGGCGCCAAGCTGAACGTCGAGGTCCAGCAGTGGAACGGCATTCAGCAGAAGCTGACCACGGCCCTCTCCGAGGAGAACCCGCCGGACGTCTTCGAGATCGGCAACACCCAGACCGCCGCGTACGCCAAGACCGGTGGTCTCGCCGACCTCAGCGACCTCAAGGAAGGGGTCGGCGCCGACTGGACCGAGTCGATCAACAAGTCCTCGGTCGTGGACGGCAAGCAGTACGCCGCCCCGTGGTTCGTCCTGAACCGCGTCGTGATCTACAACAAGAAGGTCTGGGCGGACGCGGGCATCAAGGAGACGCCCAAGACCCGCGCGGAGTTCCTCAAGAACCTCAAGGCGATCGAGTCCAAGACGGACGCCGAGCCGATCTACCTGCCCGGCCAGAACTGGTACCACTTCGTCGGCCTGACCATCGGTGAGGGCGCCGAACTGGTCAAGAAGGACGGCGACAAGTACGTCTCCAACCTGACCGACCCCAAGGTCGCCAAGGCCATGAAGACGTACAAGGAGTTCGCGGACCTCTCCAAGGCCCCCAAGAACAAGGACGAGGCCACTCCGCAGCAGGCCGAGGTCTTCGCCAAGGGCAAGACCGGCGCCTTCATCGGCATGAGCTGGGAGGCCGCGACCGCGATCAAGGCCAGCAAGGACAAGAAGTTCGAGGAGAACATCGGCTACTTCACCATTCCCGGTGCCACGGCCGACAAGCCCGAGGGCGTCTTCCTCGGCGGCTCGAACCTCGCCGTCGCCGCGACCAGCAAGAAGCAGGAGCTCGCCAAGGAGTTCCTGAAGATCGCGCTGTCGGACAAGTTCGAGGGTGCGCTCGCCAAGGAAGGCGGCGTCATCCCGAACAAGCAGGCCCTGGAGGCCCAGCTCAAGGGCAACCCGGCCGCCGAGGCCATGGCCCCCGCCACCGCCGGCGGTGGCACGACCCCGCTGATCCCGGAGTGGGCCGCGGTGGAGAACCCGCCGAACCCGATCAAGAACTACATGACCGCGGTCCTGAACGGTAAGTCCAACGACGAGGCCGCCAAGTCGGTCGAGGGCGAGCTCAACAAGCGCCTGGCGCAGAAGCAGTAAGGGCGTACTCCTGCCGGGGATTCCGGGCCCGGGGTGTCATCACCCCCGGGCCCGGTGCCCCGGCGCAGCGCTGCGTTCCGCGATGCCCACGAAAGAGATGGCGAGCATGACCGTGCAGACCGAACGGCCGCCCACCGGCCCGACGGACGTCGTGAAAACGGACCGACGGCCGGGGGACCCCGGCAAGCCCCGCGAGCGTGCCCGGTCGCTCGCGCCCTACCTGCTCCTGCTTCCCGCGGTCGCGGCCACCCTGGTGTTCCTCGGCTGGCCGCTGGTCAACAACGGGATGCTGTCGTTCCAGAACCTCAACATGAGGCAGTTCATCCTGCACCTCACGGAGTGGAACGGGATCGACAACTTCAAGGAGGTCCTCACCGGCGAGGACTTCTGGCGGGTCACCGGGCGCTCGATCGCGTTCACCGCGGTCAACGTCGTACTGATCATGCTGCTCGGCACGCTGGTGGGCCTGCTGCTCGCGCGGCTCGGCAAGCGGATGCGGACGCTGCTCCTGGTCGGACTCGTGCTCGCCTGGGCCATGCCGATCATCGCGTCGACCACCGTCTACCAGTGGCTGTTCGCGACCCGCTTCGGCGTCGTCAACTGGGTCCTCGACAAGGCCGGCTGGCACTCGATGGCCGACTACGACTGGATGGGCAGCCAGTACTCCACGTTCTTCGTGGTCATCGTCCTGATCGTCTGGCAGTCGATCCCGTTCGTGGCGATCAACCTGTACGCCGCGACGACGACGATCCCCAAGGAGCTCTACGAAGCCGCGTCGCTGGACGGCGCGGGCGCGTGGAAGCGGTTCACGAACGTCACGCTGCCGTACATGAGGCCCTTCCTCTACGCGACGACGTTCCTGGAGATCATCTGGGTCTTCAAGGCGTTCGCGCAGGTCTTCGCGCTCAACGAGGGCGGGCCCGACCGGCTCACCGAGATCCTGCCCGTCTACGCCTACATCGAGGGCATGGGCAACCAGCACTTCGGCATGGGCGCGGCGATCGCGCTGCTCACCATCATCATCCTGCTGGCCCTGACCTCCTTCTATCTGCGGATCGTGCTCAAGCAAGAGGAGGAGGAGCTGTGACGCGCACTGCTTCGTCGTTTTCGTCGAAGGTTCGCCGCATCTGGCCCAACGCGGTGGCCGTCGTACTCTTCATCGGCTTCGTCTTCCCGGTCTACTGGATGTTCGCCACGGCCTTCAAGCCGACCGGCGACATCATCAGCGAGGACCCGGTGTGGTTCCCGACCGACGCGACGTTCGAGCACTTCAAGACGGCCGTCGAGGCCGAG from Streptomyces sp. BA2 encodes:
- a CDS encoding GntR family transcriptional regulator, with the translated sequence MGTEAGSAETEAGASAPMEATDTGPAAAVGRTARVPKYYRLKRHLLDMTETLPPGTPVPPERTLAAEFDTSRTTVRQALQELVVEGRLERIQGKGTFVAKPKVSQALQLTSYTEDMRAQGLEPTSQLLDIGYITADDTLAGLLDISTGGRVLRIERLRLANGEAMAIETTHLSAKRFPALRRSLVKYTSLYTALAEVYDVHLAEAEETIETSLATPREAGLLGTDVGLPMLLLSRHSLDGGGQPVEWVRSVYRGDRYKFVARLKRPTE
- a CDS encoding extracellular solute-binding protein, whose amino-acid sequence is MKRKLIAAIGVAGMLVSIAACGSDDSDDKKAGADGFKGETLTLWAMDGSTPDGWSKDVKAAFEKKTGAKLNVEVQQWNGIQQKLTTALSEENPPDVFEIGNTQTAAYAKTGGLADLSDLKEGVGADWTESINKSSVVDGKQYAAPWFVLNRVVIYNKKVWADAGIKETPKTRAEFLKNLKAIESKTDAEPIYLPGQNWYHFVGLTIGEGAELVKKDGDKYVSNLTDPKVAKAMKTYKEFADLSKAPKNKDEATPQQAEVFAKGKTGAFIGMSWEAATAIKASKDKKFEENIGYFTIPGATADKPEGVFLGGSNLAVAATSKKQELAKEFLKIALSDKFEGALAKEGGVIPNKQALEAQLKGNPAAEAMAPATAGGGTTPLIPEWAAVENPPNPIKNYMTAVLNGKSNDEAAKSVEGELNKRLAQKQ
- a CDS encoding carbohydrate ABC transporter permease — encoded protein: MTVQTERPPTGPTDVVKTDRRPGDPGKPRERARSLAPYLLLLPAVAATLVFLGWPLVNNGMLSFQNLNMRQFILHLTEWNGIDNFKEVLTGEDFWRVTGRSIAFTAVNVVLIMLLGTLVGLLLARLGKRMRTLLLVGLVLAWAMPIIASTTVYQWLFATRFGVVNWVLDKAGWHSMADYDWMGSQYSTFFVVIVLIVWQSIPFVAINLYAATTTIPKELYEAASLDGAGAWKRFTNVTLPYMRPFLYATTFLEIIWVFKAFAQVFALNEGGPDRLTEILPVYAYIEGMGNQHFGMGAAIALLTIIILLALTSFYLRIVLKQEEEEL